From Paenibacillus physcomitrellae, the proteins below share one genomic window:
- a CDS encoding alpha/beta hydrolase — protein sequence MPFIQTSLFSETLGMPTEINVVIPHLPDGDIRNKAKLPVLYLLHGLGGDHKEWTRQSSIERYAESKGVALVMPRADRSYYTDMKQGGAYFTYLSEELPELVSYLFPLSRRREDTFVAGISMGGYGAFKLALRCPERYAAAASLSGALDIVGRVNGPNGFQPGEAERIFGDPGRLQGSGDDLLALLPKAAKSGFLPRLYQCCGTEDFLYEGNRIFLRHAEQAGLKVAYEESPGEHEWGYWDRQARRMMEWLPCR from the coding sequence ATGCCGTTTATTCAAACCTCGCTGTTCTCGGAAACGCTTGGTATGCCGACCGAAATTAACGTGGTGATTCCGCACCTGCCTGATGGAGACATCCGGAACAAAGCCAAGCTGCCTGTGCTTTATTTGCTGCATGGCTTGGGAGGCGATCACAAGGAGTGGACCCGGCAATCCTCTATTGAGCGTTACGCGGAGAGTAAAGGCGTAGCTTTGGTCATGCCGCGTGCGGACCGGAGTTATTATACGGATATGAAGCAGGGAGGCGCTTATTTTACTTATTTGAGCGAAGAACTCCCCGAGCTGGTGTCCTATTTGTTTCCACTGTCGCGGCGGCGCGAGGATACGTTTGTCGCCGGTATTTCGATGGGCGGCTACGGCGCCTTCAAGCTGGCGCTGCGCTGTCCGGAGCGGTATGCCGCAGCGGCCAGCCTTTCGGGCGCCTTGGATATCGTCGGCCGGGTCAATGGGCCAAACGGGTTCCAGCCCGGCGAGGCGGAGCGGATCTTCGGCGATCCGGGCCGGCTGCAAGGCAGCGGCGACGATTTGCTGGCCCTTCTTCCGAAGGCGGCGAAATCCGGGTTCTTGCCCAGGCTCTATCAATGCTGCGGGACAGAGGATTTCCTGTACGAAGGAAACCGGATCTTCCTCCGTCATGCCGAACAGGCAGGTCTGAAGGTGGCTTATGAGGAAAGCCCGGGCGAACATGAATGGGGCTATTGGGATCGTCAGGCCCGCCGGATGATGGAGTGGCTGCCGTGCCGGTAA
- a CDS encoding LacI family DNA-binding transcriptional regulator, which translates to MATIKDVAKLAGVALSTASYALSGDSKVSSKTREKVLEAARQLNYRKNGFAMDLKRSRTNTIALILTDLSGPYYSELIRSVQDVALSNGYDLIACSSMGGKDSTAVKFLREKRVDGAVVLAHNITDEILLSSASAAFPIVVMDRKTTGEGLISVVVDGEQGGYDATRHLIEKGHRQIAYISGPSNSFDNAMRYQGFLRAMREAGLEEKAKWRLGGSFIREGGYKATKMMMMQGELPTAVFYANDEMAVGGIKALEEGGVSIPDEISVIGFDDIQLAEYVHPALTTIHQPMHESGSLAGHLLFQMLNGEEVNEAYKLKVELIRRNSVKQV; encoded by the coding sequence ATGGCTACGATTAAAGATGTGGCAAAATTGGCGGGAGTCGCGTTATCTACCGCTTCATACGCTTTGAGCGGCGACAGCAAGGTAAGCTCGAAGACACGCGAGAAGGTGCTGGAGGCGGCAAGACAGCTCAATTATCGGAAAAACGGTTTTGCCATGGATTTAAAGCGCAGCCGTACGAATACGATTGCTCTGATTCTTACCGACTTGTCCGGGCCTTATTATTCCGAGCTGATCCGCAGCGTGCAGGACGTGGCTTTATCGAACGGCTATGATCTGATTGCCTGCAGCTCCATGGGAGGCAAAGACTCTACAGCGGTTAAATTCCTGCGGGAAAAAAGGGTGGACGGGGCCGTCGTGCTGGCCCATAACATTACGGATGAAATTTTGCTGAGTTCGGCGAGCGCCGCTTTTCCGATCGTCGTTATGGACCGAAAAACGACCGGTGAAGGTTTGATCAGCGTTGTGGTCGACGGGGAACAGGGCGGTTATGACGCCACCCGGCATTTGATCGAGAAGGGTCACCGGCAGATTGCTTATATCAGCGGCCCGTCGAATTCCTTTGACAACGCGATGCGTTATCAGGGGTTCCTGCGGGCGATGCGCGAAGCCGGGCTTGAGGAGAAAGCCAAGTGGCGGCTGGGCGGCAGCTTTATCCGCGAAGGCGGCTACAAGGCGACCAAAATGATGATGATGCAGGGCGAGCTGCCGACCGCGGTATTTTACGCGAATGACGAAATGGCCGTCGGCGGCATCAAAGCGCTGGAGGAAGGCGGGGTTTCGATTCCGGATGAAATCTCCGTGATCGGCTTTGACGATATTCAGCTTGCTGAATATGTCCATCCTGCCTTGACGACGATTCACCAGCCGATGCATGAATCGGGTTCGCTGGCCGGCCATCTGCTGTTTCAAATGTTGAACGGCGAAGAAGTCAACGAGGCCTACAAGCTGAAAGTAGAGCTGATCCGTCGGAATTCGGTGAAGCAGGTATAA
- a CDS encoding carbohydrate ABC transporter permease: MAVKKIEKGVMIALLILGGILMMVPFIWMLGSSFKPENEFTAIPPTIIPHHPTWNNYSRLFTEMDFLVYLKNTLIIVICSFVGLLLNALAGYAFAKFEFPGKNGFFYLILATMMIPGQVTMIPTYLIINKMGLVNTMAGIVLPGLVGAFGIFLFRQFMATIPTDLMEAARLDGAGEFRIFFRLILPIVKPVFAVQAILTFIGAWNSFLWPLIIANDEKLYTLSVGLSLLKGQYGTEFGLQMAGAAFMVIPIIIIFTFFQKHIIEGYTISGMK, translated from the coding sequence ATGGCCGTCAAAAAGATTGAAAAAGGCGTGATGATAGCGCTCCTGATTCTGGGCGGCATTCTGATGATGGTTCCGTTCATCTGGATGCTCGGCTCGTCGTTTAAGCCGGAGAATGAATTTACGGCAATTCCGCCAACCATTATTCCGCATCATCCGACCTGGAACAACTACAGCAGGCTGTTTACGGAAATGGATTTCCTGGTTTATCTGAAAAATACGCTGATTATCGTCATTTGTTCGTTTGTCGGCTTGCTGCTGAACGCTTTGGCCGGCTACGCTTTTGCGAAATTCGAATTTCCGGGAAAAAACGGCTTTTTCTATTTGATCCTGGCTACCATGATGATTCCGGGCCAGGTTACCATGATTCCGACGTATTTGATCATCAACAAGATGGGACTGGTCAACACGATGGCGGGGATTGTCCTTCCGGGACTGGTTGGCGCCTTCGGCATCTTTTTGTTCCGCCAGTTCATGGCCACCATCCCGACGGATTTGATGGAGGCGGCGCGTCTGGACGGTGCCGGGGAGTTCCGCATTTTCTTCCGGCTGATCCTGCCGATCGTGAAACCGGTATTTGCGGTTCAGGCGATTCTAACGTTTATCGGGGCCTGGAACAGCTTCCTGTGGCCGCTCATTATTGCCAACGATGAGAAGCTGTACACCTTGTCCGTAGGGCTTTCGCTGCTAAAAGGGCAATACGGCACCGAATTTGGCCTGCAGATGGCGGGCGCAGCCTTTATGGTCATTCCTATCATTATTATTTTTACTTTCTTTCAGAAACATATTATTGAAGGATATACGATTTCCGGGATGAAATAA
- a CDS encoding carbohydrate ABC transporter permease encodes MREFAKQWNKNKYPYMFIAPAVLLLVVFSIIPIIIALVISFTNMDLIGLADYSNIRGVGLDNYINIFKDPVFLKSLFNTFIYVIVGVPLVVICAMAVALLLNYGTSWLFKTFRVIYYMPSITNIVAVAVVWGYLYNGSYGLFNYMLSWFGIPAQQWLQDPTLAKFSLILLALWKAIGLNMIIFLAALQGIPRSYYEAAEIDGATGWKKLRYITIPLLSFATFFVTITTLIGWIQFFEEPFVMTKGGPLNATMSLALFIYNNGFKLSNFGYAASGSFVLFVIIILATIVQFAVRKKEVEY; translated from the coding sequence ATGAGGGAGTTCGCGAAACAGTGGAACAAAAATAAATATCCATATATGTTTATTGCTCCGGCCGTTTTGCTGCTGGTCGTTTTTTCGATCATTCCGATTATTATTGCGCTTGTAATCAGTTTTACCAATATGGACCTGATCGGACTTGCCGATTATTCCAATATCCGCGGCGTCGGCTTGGACAATTATATCAACATTTTTAAAGATCCCGTGTTCCTGAAATCTTTGTTTAATACGTTCATTTACGTGATCGTTGGGGTGCCGCTGGTGGTCATATGCGCCATGGCGGTAGCTTTGCTGCTCAACTATGGCACAAGCTGGCTGTTCAAGACGTTCCGCGTCATCTATTACATGCCTTCCATCACGAATATCGTAGCGGTTGCCGTGGTGTGGGGTTATCTGTATAACGGCTCCTACGGCTTGTTTAACTACATGCTTTCGTGGTTTGGCATCCCGGCCCAGCAGTGGCTGCAGGATCCGACGCTCGCCAAGTTTTCCCTGATTCTGCTGGCCCTGTGGAAGGCCATCGGCCTGAACATGATTATTTTCCTGGCCGCGCTGCAGGGAATTCCCCGTTCCTATTATGAAGCCGCTGAAATCGACGGGGCTACGGGATGGAAGAAGCTGCGCTATATCACGATTCCGCTGCTGAGCTTCGCGACCTTCTTCGTTACGATTACGACTTTGATCGGCTGGATTCAGTTCTTCGAGGAACCGTTCGTCATGACGAAAGGCGGGCCGCTGAACGCGACCATGTCGCTGGCGCTCTTCATTTACAACAACGGCTTTAAGCTCAGCAACTTCGGTTACGCGGCTTCGGGTTCGTTTGTACTGTTCGTCATCATTATTCTGGCCACCATCGTGCAGTTTGCGGTGAGAAAGAAAGAAGTCGAGTATTAA
- a CDS encoding sugar ABC transporter substrate-binding protein — protein sequence MKKKTWGIMFATLMAFSLVLAGCGSNNSNSGSGSSKTLKVWFMGTSDTVTPITKMYEEQNPGVKVEVQAIPWDSAHDKLLTAVASQNGPDVVQMGTTWVPEFAAAGALADLAPYIEKYPNLKAENFYDGAVQTGQYDGKTVGIPWYVETRSLFYRTDLLGDVGYPEGPKTWDELKDASQKLVAKGGAGHYAITIDGKDQITAAIFAWQNGIDFIDDQGQPHFNDPKYVEAIDYMKSFFDEKLTPVGTDLDGVAAFKDGTIPMFISGPWMIQTIKDKDPEIDGKWTVTTLPAKENNDSSIGGSDLSIFNYSKNKDEAAKFISFMSDKEAQLKYYETSNSLPALKTAWDDQAFQDPMIAAFGKQLETARPAPQIKEWETIAQAQIASFEQISIGGADTQTEMDKLNDKAKEILAK from the coding sequence ATGAAGAAAAAAACTTGGGGCATCATGTTCGCTACACTGATGGCATTTTCGCTGGTATTGGCAGGCTGCGGCTCGAACAATTCCAATTCTGGATCGGGAAGCAGCAAAACGCTGAAGGTTTGGTTTATGGGAACCTCCGACACGGTAACGCCGATTACCAAAATGTACGAGGAACAGAATCCGGGCGTTAAGGTTGAGGTTCAGGCTATTCCTTGGGATTCTGCCCATGACAAACTTTTGACAGCGGTTGCTTCGCAAAACGGACCGGATGTTGTGCAAATGGGCACCACCTGGGTTCCTGAGTTTGCGGCCGCCGGCGCGCTTGCCGATCTGGCTCCTTACATCGAAAAATATCCGAACCTGAAAGCGGAAAACTTCTACGACGGTGCGGTTCAAACCGGCCAATATGACGGTAAAACCGTAGGTATCCCTTGGTATGTTGAGACTCGTTCCTTGTTCTACCGCACGGACCTGCTAGGTGATGTGGGTTATCCGGAAGGACCAAAAACGTGGGATGAGCTGAAGGATGCCTCGCAGAAATTGGTAGCGAAAGGCGGCGCTGGACATTATGCCATCACGATTGACGGCAAAGACCAGATTACGGCAGCGATCTTCGCCTGGCAGAACGGCATTGATTTTATCGACGACCAGGGACAGCCACATTTCAATGATCCGAAATATGTGGAAGCGATCGACTACATGAAAAGCTTCTTCGATGAAAAGCTCACGCCTGTAGGCACGGATCTGGATGGGGTAGCAGCGTTTAAAGACGGTACGATCCCTATGTTCATCAGCGGACCTTGGATGATTCAGACCATTAAAGATAAAGATCCTGAAATCGATGGTAAGTGGACGGTAACGACGCTTCCGGCGAAAGAAAACAATGATTCCTCTATCGGCGGCTCCGACCTCTCGATCTTTAACTACAGCAAAAACAAAGACGAAGCAGCTAAATTCATTTCTTTCATGTCGGATAAAGAAGCTCAGCTGAAATACTATGAAACTTCTAACTCTCTGCCGGCCCTTAAAACGGCCTGGGATGATCAGGCTTTCCAAGATCCAATGATCGCGGCTTTCGGCAAACAGCTCGAAACGGCCCGTCCGGCGCCGCAAATCAAAGAATGGGAAACCATCGCTCAGGCTCAAATTGCATCCTTTGAGCAAATCTCCATCGGCGGCGCGGATACACAAACCGAAATGGATAAGCTGAATGACAAAGCCAAGGAAATTCTGGCGAAATAA
- a CDS encoding AEC family transporter — protein sequence MIADILLQVVLPIFVLIGIGSIMQYIFKLDLYTLTKINFYFITPAAVFVSMYESEMSASLLGSVALFYALYVLILYVVGTIVGRQRKFTRGMQAAFTNSLLLDNSGNYGLPVNNLAFKGDPMAGSVQALIMAFQSLLTFTYGVLSIQGAKSNGLYKEAIKGFLKMPVPYALVLGLIWHLLALPVPAFIYQPLLYGNKSLVAIALLTLGAQIVKYPLRLDRLEVYLSVALRLLLAPAVGFLLIMLLGMKGVPAQALLIASGMPVGVNTSILAEEYQNEPDFAAQTILISTIINVITITVLISLAGHLA from the coding sequence ATGATCGCAGACATTTTATTGCAGGTAGTCCTGCCTATCTTTGTGCTGATCGGAATCGGCTCCATCATGCAGTACATATTCAAGCTTGATCTGTACACCTTGACGAAAATCAACTTTTATTTCATTACTCCCGCAGCCGTCTTTGTCAGCATGTATGAATCGGAAATGTCGGCTTCCCTGCTCGGCAGCGTAGCCTTATTCTACGCGCTGTATGTCTTGATTCTTTACGTCGTGGGAACGATCGTCGGCCGCCAGCGCAAGTTCACAAGAGGGATGCAGGCCGCGTTTACCAACAGCTTGCTGCTGGATAACTCCGGCAACTACGGTCTGCCGGTCAACAATTTAGCCTTCAAAGGCGATCCGATGGCCGGATCGGTGCAGGCGCTGATCATGGCTTTCCAAAGCTTACTGACCTTCACTTACGGCGTCCTCTCCATCCAAGGGGCCAAAAGTAACGGCCTATATAAAGAAGCCATCAAAGGGTTCCTTAAAATGCCCGTGCCTTACGCGCTGGTGCTTGGCCTGATCTGGCATCTGCTGGCTTTGCCGGTTCCGGCCTTCATCTATCAGCCATTACTGTATGGAAATAAGTCCCTGGTCGCGATTGCCCTGCTCACCCTGGGTGCTCAGATCGTCAAATATCCGCTGCGGCTCGATCGGTTGGAGGTCTATCTCAGCGTGGCTCTACGTCTGCTGCTCGCACCGGCTGTCGGCTTCTTATTGATTATGCTGCTGGGCATGAAGGGTGTTCCTGCTCAAGCCCTGCTGATTGCCTCAGGTATGCCAGTCGGCGTCAATACTTCGATTCTGGCCGAGGAATATCAGAACGAACCTGACTTTGCGGCTCAGACGATTCTGATCTCCACAATTATTAACGTCATTACGATTACCGTCCTGATCTCATTAGCCGGCCATCTGGCCTAA
- a CDS encoding extracellular solute-binding protein, protein MKGNGSARRTLGRWIPLVVLLMILAACDRGRDTAQPTGPVQSTAAISHGQLGNQASPETDNKLTYWAELNGNVAGIKSTFNQVPFFQEWQRRTGVALTFIQPPANQAKEAINVLFASGDLPDMMEYEWINYPGGPEKAIHDGYILRLNDYIDKYAPNLKKYLQEHPDIDLQIRTAGGSYYAFPFIQGDVQLRTYQGPIIRKDWLDELGLEVPVTIDDWHTVLKAFKEKKGAEAPLTFLGVPNPLFGIESGGFIGAFGIKKGFYQENGKVKFGPIEPGYKDFLALFREWYAEGLLDPNFAAVDPETQDTNMILSRSGASIWNAGAGIGTWLPFMKNNDSSVELAPAPYPVLHRGERPKFGQLAPAVGSSSVAISAKSKHIEEAVKMLDYGYGEEGHLLFNFGIEGVSYEMKDGYPAYTDIILNNPEKLAPSQALAMYTRASYFGPFVQDIRYMEQYYTLPEQQEAIRLWSDTDAALHTLPALPITEKESTELSAIMKEVNKLVTEMSLKIIMGLEPVSAFDEYVNKIRLLDIQRAIDIEQLALNSYRTSVSESKPGSSR, encoded by the coding sequence ATGAAGGGAAACGGAAGCGCCAGACGGACGTTGGGAAGATGGATACCGCTGGTTGTGCTGCTCATGATACTGGCGGCCTGCGACAGGGGACGGGACACTGCGCAGCCGACGGGCCCTGTGCAGTCCACAGCGGCTATTTCACATGGGCAGCTGGGAAACCAGGCTTCGCCTGAAACGGATAATAAGCTTACCTATTGGGCGGAACTGAACGGCAACGTAGCGGGTATTAAATCGACCTTTAACCAGGTGCCGTTCTTTCAGGAATGGCAGCGGAGAACCGGGGTAGCGCTGACCTTCATCCAGCCGCCGGCCAACCAGGCCAAGGAAGCGATTAATGTGCTGTTCGCCTCGGGGGATTTGCCCGATATGATGGAATATGAATGGATCAATTATCCGGGAGGGCCGGAGAAGGCGATCCATGACGGATATATTTTACGTCTGAACGATTACATCGACAAATATGCCCCAAATCTGAAAAAGTATCTTCAGGAGCATCCCGATATCGATTTACAGATCCGTACGGCAGGCGGAAGTTATTACGCCTTTCCATTTATTCAGGGGGATGTCCAGCTTCGGACTTATCAAGGGCCGATTATCCGCAAGGATTGGCTGGACGAACTGGGGCTTGAGGTGCCGGTAACCATCGACGATTGGCATACTGTGCTCAAGGCTTTTAAGGAGAAAAAAGGCGCCGAAGCTCCTCTGACCTTCCTGGGTGTTCCGAATCCGCTGTTCGGCATTGAGAGCGGCGGCTTTATCGGGGCGTTCGGGATTAAGAAAGGTTTCTATCAGGAGAACGGCAAAGTGAAGTTTGGGCCGATTGAACCCGGTTATAAAGATTTCCTGGCACTCTTTCGGGAGTGGTATGCGGAAGGGCTGCTGGACCCGAATTTTGCTGCGGTGGACCCGGAGACCCAGGACACAAACATGATTCTGAGCCGCAGCGGGGCGAGCATCTGGAATGCCGGAGCGGGCATAGGTACCTGGCTTCCCTTTATGAAAAATAACGATTCGTCCGTAGAGCTTGCGCCGGCACCTTATCCGGTGCTCCACCGCGGGGAACGTCCTAAGTTCGGACAGCTGGCTCCGGCTGTTGGATCAAGCAGTGTGGCGATTTCCGCCAAAAGCAAACATATCGAAGAAGCGGTAAAAATGCTGGACTACGGCTATGGAGAAGAAGGCCATCTGCTCTTCAATTTTGGCATAGAAGGCGTCAGCTATGAGATGAAGGACGGCTACCCGGCCTATACGGACATTATTCTAAACAATCCGGAGAAGCTGGCGCCATCGCAGGCGCTGGCGATGTATACCCGGGCGAGTTATTTCGGGCCTTTCGTGCAGGATATCCGCTATATGGAGCAGTATTATACGCTGCCTGAGCAGCAGGAGGCGATCCGGTTATGGTCGGATACAGACGCGGCGCTCCATACGCTGCCGGCGCTGCCGATCACGGAGAAAGAAAGTACCGAGCTGTCTGCGATCATGAAGGAAGTAAACAAGCTCGTCACCGAAATGTCCCTCAAAATTATTATGGGCCTTGAGCCTGTATCGGCTTTTGATGAATATGTGAACAAGATTCGTCTGCTCGACATTCAGCGGGCGATCGATATTGAGCAGCTGGCGCTGAACAGCTACCGGACATCGGTATCCGAATCGAAGCCGGGTTCTTCAAGATGA
- a CDS encoding helix-turn-helix domain-containing protein: MNFRNLWRKRESIIVTWLVSYSAVLFVPIAISLVIYAQSSQALKSEIHRANDSLLKQMRYTIDSQIDLMKRLNMEMTWSPNLQQLMYSGIPAQEVPYSAYQLVNEFRLYKTSYASIDEFYVISSRDGSVYRSGNIRDLNTAFYTIHRTGALTFEEWKNTVLKAPNNSFVVLPHSTAAEAKTSIAYITQLPKDMYGESAGSVVVMSDTRRFQEAVAGIADFNGLTLLILNADNEILMSNQPGSKELKPFINGKRFQFDPNKTSGLELFSIDSSVSNLRYALIIPSSIYWEKAEYVRNFTYVSILVSLIGAGVLTWFFMRRNYSPIQQLVESLKDKNTDRTYADVNELRFIQKVVARTRTEHDEITQQLRKHEQVLRSNMINRLLKGKPDTLVPYEDAFRSFQMNYLSSEFAVLLFGIENEEKLYEFLPGIDLNERSKLIQLIISNVVEELVERQGHAGYVVEADDMMVCLVNLKAGATTWEQDLHHIAAEAQQFLERYDMEITVSMSGRHSSWIGISEAYREAVDAMEYKMVLGKKGIIAYEDIRPGSSADIGYGYYYPLQVEQQLINFIKAGDLEQASSYMNEIIEKNLDRPVMPLTMARCLMFNLIGTMIKAINELGDGNDSTLADNPRWISGLMACDTIREMQQKLQALLQEVCGFASAKRLTHLSREREDSLRTLMEQVQQYIQDHYMDMNLNVNAIGEHFQLKGSYLSKLFKNHTAEGLLDYLHKYRIEQAKDLMRTRQESVSETSRQVGYNDPATFIRVFKKYEGITPGKYKEIV; encoded by the coding sequence ATGAACTTTCGAAATCTATGGCGGAAGCGGGAAAGCATTATTGTCACCTGGCTTGTCTCTTACAGTGCAGTCCTCTTTGTCCCGATTGCGATCAGTCTGGTCATTTATGCTCAGTCCAGCCAGGCTCTCAAAAGTGAGATTCATCGGGCCAACGACTCCTTACTCAAGCAGATGAGGTACACAATTGACAGCCAGATCGACCTGATGAAACGACTGAATATGGAAATGACCTGGAGTCCGAATTTGCAGCAGTTGATGTATTCCGGGATACCGGCTCAGGAGGTGCCTTATTCGGCCTACCAGCTGGTGAATGAATTCCGTCTTTACAAGACTTCATATGCATCTATTGACGAGTTCTACGTCATATCCAGCCGGGACGGTTCGGTGTACAGGTCTGGCAACATTAGGGACTTGAATACCGCCTTTTATACGATTCACCGCACAGGTGCGCTTACTTTCGAGGAGTGGAAGAACACGGTTCTGAAAGCCCCTAACAACTCCTTTGTGGTGCTGCCTCATTCCACGGCGGCAGAAGCCAAGACCTCCATCGCTTATATCACACAGTTGCCGAAGGATATGTACGGCGAGAGCGCAGGCAGCGTAGTGGTCATGTCCGATACACGCAGGTTTCAGGAAGCGGTGGCCGGCATCGCCGATTTTAACGGGTTAACGCTGCTGATCTTAAATGCTGACAATGAAATTCTGATGTCCAATCAACCCGGCTCCAAGGAACTAAAGCCATTTATAAATGGTAAGCGCTTTCAGTTTGATCCGAATAAGACCTCCGGTTTAGAGCTGTTTTCTATCGATTCGTCGGTCTCTAATCTTAGATATGCATTGATCATTCCAAGCAGCATTTATTGGGAGAAGGCGGAGTACGTCCGTAATTTTACCTATGTCAGCATTCTGGTCAGCCTGATTGGGGCAGGCGTTCTTACATGGTTCTTCATGCGCCGGAATTATTCGCCGATCCAGCAGCTTGTCGAGTCGCTAAAGGATAAGAACACCGACCGGACTTATGCCGATGTGAACGAATTGCGCTTTATTCAGAAGGTTGTTGCCCGCACGCGGACTGAACATGACGAAATCACCCAGCAGCTGAGGAAACACGAGCAGGTGCTGCGCTCCAATATGATCAACCGGCTGCTGAAGGGCAAGCCGGATACATTGGTCCCTTATGAAGATGCGTTTCGCTCCTTCCAGATGAACTATCTGTCCAGTGAATTTGCCGTTCTCTTGTTCGGCATTGAAAATGAGGAGAAATTGTATGAATTCCTGCCGGGGATCGATCTGAACGAACGGAGCAAGCTGATCCAGCTGATCATTTCCAATGTGGTGGAAGAGCTGGTGGAAAGACAGGGTCATGCCGGCTACGTGGTAGAAGCGGACGACATGATGGTTTGTCTCGTCAATTTGAAAGCGGGGGCCACCACGTGGGAGCAGGATCTGCATCATATCGCTGCTGAAGCGCAGCAATTTCTGGAGCGTTATGATATGGAGATCACCGTCTCCATGAGCGGCCGCCATTCCTCCTGGATTGGCATTTCAGAAGCGTACCGGGAAGCCGTGGATGCGATGGAATACAAGATGGTACTGGGGAAGAAGGGGATCATCGCCTACGAAGACATCCGCCCAGGCAGCTCCGCGGACATCGGTTACGGCTATTATTATCCGCTTCAGGTGGAGCAGCAGCTGATCAATTTCATCAAGGCGGGAGATCTGGAACAGGCCTCCTCCTATATGAATGAGATTATCGAGAAGAATTTGGATAGACCGGTGATGCCGCTGACGATGGCTAGATGTCTCATGTTTAATCTCATCGGAACGATGATCAAGGCGATCAACGAGCTGGGAGACGGCAACGACAGTACGCTTGCCGACAACCCGCGCTGGATCAGCGGCCTTATGGCCTGCGATACGATCCGGGAAATGCAGCAGAAGCTGCAGGCGCTGCTGCAGGAAGTGTGCGGCTTTGCTTCGGCCAAACGATTAACCCATCTGTCCCGGGAGCGTGAAGATTCCCTCCGGACGCTGATGGAGCAGGTTCAGCAGTATATTCAAGACCATTACATGGACATGAATCTGAACGTTAACGCGATCGGGGAGCATTTTCAGCTAAAGGGAAGTTATTTATCCAAGCTCTTTAAGAATCACACGGCCGAGGGATTGCTCGATTACCTTCACAAATACCGGATCGAGCAGGCGAAAGACCTGATGCGAACCCGGCAGGAGTCCGTCAGCGAAACGTCGAGGCAGGTCGGTTACAATGATCCGGCAACCTTTATCCGCGTGTTCAAGAAATATGAAGGCATCACACCGGGCAAATACAAGGAGATTGTTTGA
- a CDS encoding carbohydrate ABC transporter permease: MTEQSWGDRIFTAINYTLLTLLVIATLYPLLYVLFASFSESAQLLGHKGFLWKPLGFSLEAYKSVLNNPGIGIGFRNTLFILVFGVAVNLLMTSMGAYVLSRKNVMWNKVFMFLIVFTMFFSGGLIPLYLVVKGVGLLNSLWSTIIPFSISTFNLIIMRTSFMGIPDSLEESAKIDGANHFTILFRIIIPLSMPVIAVMILYYAVDKWNGWFYASVFIKDRNLFPVQLVLREILISNSTDSMSSGASAGDRFQIGETIKYATIMVATVPILCVYPFLQRFFVKGVMVGSLKG; encoded by the coding sequence ATAACAGAGCAAAGTTGGGGAGACCGGATCTTTACGGCCATCAACTATACCCTGCTGACCCTTCTGGTCATCGCGACCTTGTACCCGCTGCTGTACGTGTTGTTCGCTTCCTTCAGCGAATCCGCGCAGCTGCTTGGCCACAAAGGGTTCTTGTGGAAACCACTGGGTTTCAGCCTTGAAGCTTATAAAAGCGTGCTTAACAATCCCGGGATCGGCATCGGCTTCCGAAATACGCTGTTCATTCTTGTGTTCGGGGTAGCGGTCAATTTGCTGATGACCTCGATGGGCGCTTATGTGCTGTCCCGCAAAAATGTCATGTGGAACAAAGTGTTCATGTTCCTTATCGTGTTCACGATGTTCTTCAGCGGCGGTTTGATTCCGCTGTATCTCGTGGTGAAAGGCGTTGGCCTGCTGAACTCCTTGTGGTCTACGATTATCCCGTTCAGCATCAGCACCTTCAACCTGATCATTATGAGGACCTCCTTCATGGGGATTCCGGACAGCCTGGAAGAGTCAGCGAAAATCGATGGCGCGAACCATTTTACGATTCTGTTCCGGATCATTATTCCGTTGTCCATGCCGGTGATCGCCGTGATGATTCTCTACTACGCCGTAGATAAATGGAACGGCTGGTTCTACGCCTCGGTGTTCATCAAGGACCGGAACTTGTTCCCGGTTCAGCTGGTGCTGCGCGAGATTCTGATCTCCAACTCGACCGATAGTATGTCTTCGGGGGCTTCGGCCGGGGATCGGTTCCAAATCGGGGAGACGATCAAATACGCCACGATTATGGTCGCGACCGTACCGATCCTGTGCGTGTACCCGTTCCTGCAGCGGTTTTTCGTCAAAGGCGTGATGGTCGGCTCGTTAAAAGGATAG